The DNA region CGAATGCATGCGTCGGTGAAATGTCCAAAGGCACACAAACCGGGGTAACTCCCATGTTGCCCATCTTGaagtaaaataatttgtttccGGACAAAAGAAAATCACAGAATGAGCTCTATAAATTGACAACCAATTAAAGTTAAACTTCTCATATCCATAGACAGGATAataaaatagcaaaaaaaaaaactagaaatgAAGATCTCAAAAACCTCATTGTTAGTGATGACTCTTCTTTCTATCATGTTATGTTTCTTGCGAGCCAAGTCACAAGGAGTTTACTGCAGCAACCCTTATCAACTATGCTTCCAGAAGTATATAATGTGTCCGGCAGAGTGCCCCAGCACCGGTGCCGCCACTAATAACAAAGTCTGTTACGTAGACTGTCGTAACATTCTATGCACTTCCGAGTGTCgcagtaagaaaaaaaaatgcttggaaccttttttatattaatcaaggtttatatatatgtaaagcTCATATTAAATGATGTTTTTAGGGGCGAGTCTAAATTGCAATAGACCTGGACCGGCTTGTAACGAACCGAGGTTTATAGGTGGTGATGGGACTGTGGTCTATTTCCATGGAAAGATCAATGAACATTTTAGCCTTATCTCGGACACTGACCTTCAGATCAATGCTAGGTTCACTGGACACAGACCCGCTGATATATCTAGAGACTTCACTTGGGTTCAAGctctaggcttcctctacaatTCTCATAAATTTTCCCTAGAGGCCACCAAAGTGAACTCTTGGGACGACAGCATCGACCATCTCAGATTCTCTTTTGACGGCCAAGATTTAGTTATCCCTGAGAAAATTCTCTCCACATGGTAAATNNNNNNNNNNNNNNNNNNNNNNNNNNNNNNNNNNNNNNNNNNNNNNNNNNNNNNNNNNNNNNNNNNNNNNNNNNNNNNNNNNNNNNNNNNNNNNNNNNNNAGTATCATAATATCATGCAATTTCTAagtaaatgtaaatatattaaaaatagatgaTGGAATGTTTTTTTGAATTTGCATATTGGATTCTACACTAAGCACATGTGCATTTAAGCAGGTACTCCCCCAAAAAGGACATCAAGATTGAGAGAGCGACAAACATGAACAGTGTGACCGTAACAATCAAAGACAAGGCAGAGATTATTGTCAATGTAGTTCCTGCGACTAAAGAAGACGGTAGGATCCACAGCTACAACGTGCCTTCGAATAACTGTTTTGCGCATCTCAAGGTTCAGTTCAGGTTATTTAACCTATCACCAAAAGTTGATGGAATCTTGGGACGCACTTCCAGGCCTGATTTCCGAAATCAGGCTAAACCTGGAGTCGCAATGCCACTGGTTGGTGATGAGGATACACTTAGGACATCTTCCCTGTTCTCTCATGACTGTAAGGCTTGCACTTTTACCGGTCTAAGTAGCTCAACCAAGTGGGAGACCAAACACGCAGTATTGGATTTGGATTGCACTCGTGGCGCGTCTTCCGGATACGGATTCATTTGCAGAAGCAGGAAGTGATTTAGCCGGAAAGAGATCTCCTAATTAACTTCTCGTGTAAAAGCAAGCAAATGGAGAGATCTTAACTATGTGAAACTATGTCAGACTGATTTCTAATATCTAAACTTATCTCAAACTGTCTTGACAAAAGCAACTTAAATAGTATCATTGCCGGCTCAACACTGTTACAGTCCCTTAGGGCAATTTTTAAAAACCTTGAACTACTTACAGAGATCAATTAAGATGTGTGGATAACAATATCTCAAAATAGTGATTGATGTTTATGGGATTCCATCATTTGGCatgggagaagaagatatctTATAAAACTATGCTACTAATTGTTATGGACACTCCCATACAAATCAATCTACAAAACTCATAGTCAtaatttaaaagagaaaaacacaCCCCAAGTATGACAGAACCAGCTTTGCTATCATAAACAATAAAGGCAAAACTTCCGTCTAAATCCTTGACCACCTGATCAGCTGGATAAGGACCTCTGTCTCTATGAGTCCTATAAGCTTCACTCACCTGATTAGCTCATTTCACTTCTGGGCCTAATTGAtcatcttctctcttttttttctcccCGGATTCTACATTCTTCTTTGGTCAGGTTTTGTAATGAGTGAGACTTAACTATTCTTAGTAACTGTTCATATTTATTGATAAGGCCAGCTTGGAGGTTGTCACTTTGACACtccaaatatgatttttttcaaaGAGCTTTAGCCAtactaaatatttcaataacTTCTCATGCTCCTTATTTTATGTAGTCTTCTTAATGAGCATGTCCGGTGATTTTTAGCAGGTAGCAGAGTTTCTAGGGAGGTAGTCTACAAATTATGTATCTCTATATGAGGGATATTGGGCTGCAAGTTACAAGTTAAATTTCTTGACAAATTTGTTAAATATAGTATTGTCTAAGATTTAGGGTGATCCACCAAGTCTTTATTTAAACCCGACACCTTTTCTGCTGGCCTTGCATCTACAAGTGGTTACATGTCAAGCTATCATCTCCTGTCTCCATCGATCACCATCAGAACAGCTGTCCTGTCTGCAAATCCAGCGTTACCATTGCCTCATTGGTTCCACTCTATGGAAGAGGCATGTCTTCCGCGTTTTCCTCCAAGAAACAAAACTCAGACATACCGCGTATACCCGCTCCATCAACCTTAACCAATCAAATCACTTCGCAACCATCTCTGTATCCAAGCTTGCCACATCAAACTCTGTCTCCAACGTCTCATAACCACCATTGTTCCCCTCGCGCCTTCACCACAACTGACTCAACCGACCTTGCCAATGCGGTAATGATGAGTTTTCTCTACCCTGTGATTGGAATGTTTGGGAACTTGGTCTACACACCAGGATCTTCGGAACCTTCACAAACACAATAGCACAGCCTTACCAAAACCAGAGGATGATGCATCATGAGAAGTCTCTTAATCGGGTATCAATATTCCTATCTTTTTGCATCCTCCTTTGCCTTCTCCTCTTCTAGCTCCCTCTCTTTCTATCGCTCTATGTAAATAGCATGTACAAGTCCAAGCCATTGTGGTATAACAACTATAATACAACCATTGCTATCTATAGACTGTATCTTATCTTATCATATGAACACTACTAGTTTGTTGAGTTGTTTGTTTTATATcagataaaatttataaatggtttactGTATTTTTTGAGAAGTGTTTCTATATGAAGAAAATAAGTGAGTTGCTATATTATTCTGGCTTCAAAATTAGTGAGAAAATCTCCACATTGTTTGGCTACTAAGGACAGCATTCAGCTGCAAGTGCATTGAGCCTATCTACATTGCCTTTGAGTCAGTTTAGATGCCCAAACAAGTCTTCTAACAAGCGCACTTAACCGGTTCGCTCCAGGACCCGGTTTGATCCTTGACGGATCACCAACCCTGGAGCATTTCGGCTCGCCTGCACACCAACCACCAGGTGTGAAGTTCCCATTACCTCTACCGAGCAGCTCTATGTCGATCTTGTCCAAAGCAAGATCATCGTGTCTGAACTTGCGTGCGAAGGCAGCTCCACTCGCAATCATCCTCTTCGTGTCATTGATGTTGAGCGTCCGAGGATGTTGTTTGGGAGGTTTGTCCCACGAGATGTAATGCAGGTCGTGGTTAACCACCGTGTTCGAATACTCTGGTGCGTTGCATATCACAGTGTGGAAGTATCCTTCAGGTGTAGAGAGGAAGTTGGTGTAATACATTAGAAGAGTCCGTGGAAGGTTGTCCCATCCCCAAATGCAATATTCTATGAAGGACCGTGACAAGACCATCCAAGCAGAACCTAAAAGTTGCCATCAAAACATATAGTTTAGTCGCCAGGTTCCGTTTACTTGTGAATCAAGTAATTAACAGTACTCACCAGTGAATAGTTTGAATGCAGTTGGCATGGTTCTACGAGGTGTGACCCAGTAGACATCTGACTTCCTTGTCGAGTACAGCCCCGGGTCTATGATCAGAGGCTTTGCTCTTTTTTCTCTGCCATTAAAACCCACAAGAATCATTACTCTTTTCAACACACACCTCAAAAGTAGTATAGTACAGAGAAGTTTCAAGAATCATTACTCTTTCCAGCCTAGTTTGCTAGAGTGGTCGATGAAGTTGAGGTTCCGGTCCAGTCCAGCGAATGTATGAATAAGatctgcaaaaagaaaaaacattaatgGTACGAAGGGTTATTCtttaaatcagattttttaaaGGCTGacttggagcatatgagagatTATGAGCTTAAGGCTTGGAACTTGTATGATAAATTgataatagtaaaaaaaaaaacattctgaacgtttatatatgtataccaTCTTGAGTCACTAGAGGATAATCAGAGGCACTGAGATTTATAAACCAATCCCAATCTTTACTCTGCTTCAAGAGAATGGCACATGCATGGAGAGTATTAGCCACCATCGTGGGTCCACGATATGTAACGAGATTAGCCTTTGTGATCATGTAAACATTCCCAACGTCGCTAAAAACAGGATCTTCTCTCACACGTTTAGCTAGCTCAAGCCTCTCTTCAGCGGGAGACTCAAGATCGAGATGAACAACGTACTGGTTCCTCGGATGGTACAAAGCTCTCAACACTCTCCATAGGCTCTCTAAGTCACCTCTCGAACCTGAAACTAGATAACCAAAGCGAGGAGGACTAGACTGAACTGGAGGAGGATGTTGGTTAATATTAATCTTTGATTCAGCGAATGTAACGGTTGTTTCGTTTGTGGTTGGTAGATTTGAGGAGAAGATGAGTGAGTTAATGGAACGCACGGAAGAGAGGAGACCCATGTTGAAAGATACAGCTGTGAGGAATATGAACATGAGGGAAGCCATAGCTAGAGGAAAGATCCATCTCCTTTCTGAGTTTGAAGACGCCATTGAAGAGCCTATTCATAGGATCTGAAATCGAATGTTTACGTAAAAGAATAAGTCAAATGAAATGAGCAAAATATATTATCAttcaaacaaatatatatattcgcaAATGGAGTTTGCCCCCTTACCTAcgccaaaaaaaaatagaattgatACGTAATCAGTGAGATATATTGATCAATGAATCCACAAAACGACTAAACAAACAGAGTTTTGGATTCTTGTCCTTGTCTGGTCTAAAACTTGAATCTTAACGACGTGATCACAAGTATAAGGCGATCTTTGTGATAATAAATTAGGTCGGAAAGACAAAACTGAGCTGTCCgaaaatatataagaaagatCTACTCCCACTATATATATTCTACGAATCAAAACACATATTAAGAAACGTAAACGATGGGGTTATCATGAGACCTGGTTCTTGATTTTCGTGGACGTGACGAGAGAATGTTTAAAAGCTCCAGGCACTTCACTATCCAGGAGGAGCCTGCGATTTATTTGTATTTGAGAATTTATTAATGAAACTGTAAATAACTCTTTTTTGTGCAGAGAATacataaaaaagaaagatctgAGAGTTTCCGTTTTCAACATATGTATATGTTTTCGTTTTAAGTTTTTAACTCACTTCCTAGAAACGGTGCCTTctctttgactttttttttgttatggagTCTTTGGTATTTATTGTTAGTGCCATAACTAATAAACAGCATTTATTATTTTGGTTCACCATCGGTTGGCTATAGAAAATAAGCAGGCACTGGACGAGACGTGATGGACCGACTACATTTAATGATTGCATTTTCGGAAAAAATGGGGAAAGTGGAGAAAAATAGGAATTGTCACACGTGCAACCATCTTTTGATCATGCAGactatcattatatatataaagtcgAATGTTTGATCAATCATTTACGTCTTTGGATTGTTCCCTTAGATTTGGGCCAAGGGAGAGAAAGCAAACGAGTTATAGTGATGTTGGTAGATTGAATTGCAATGTTAGCTAAACTACTTTTGCTGCCCCCGACTCTGGCACGCCAAGTCTTATCGCGTTTTTGTAGCCTCAGTTTTAGAAATTTCTTTGTTTCATCAAGTTAGTCTTACATTTGTGTTTTCAGGGGGCTGATGATCAGCCGCTGATCACAGAGGATTAGAGGATATTCATCAATGCTTCAGAAAGCATTGGATGGTGTAATAATGACGGAAACGTTTCCAAATTAAAGACAACAGTTGATGTTTTTGCGCTGGTGCTTGAATCTGGAGATTCTCAATTAGTTTCTCAATGTGGTAGAATGGTCTTTCATGTGAgaactattaaaataatttgaaaatactattttttttttgtaaactggcATTGAAAATCCTAATTACACTTGTCATTTTACAAATGAACAATTTTGAAaagtcaaaataaaaattaaaaacattaatattttactaTTCTTGTAAAAAAAGTTTACTATTATTGAGAAACTTACCAAGTTTCTTAgcatttatgatatttttaagtCCATAGGATTGTTATGTTTGATTATGGATGTTTCTTTGCGTGGATGCTTGTTCATCTTCGGATTAATAAACCATATTCAAGAAACTTTAGGTTCTTCTACCTATTGTATGAAACCGGTTGAGCTTAGGCCTATGCAAAATTGATTTTAGACTAAACCGGTGTGGTGTAGATTAACGTATGTATTTTTCAACCGAACTACAATGATATTAAAAGAACAGTATACAGAGCTGACTTTGCATATTTTTAAAGTCTACATGTTCACACCACGCTTTTGtgctgaagagagagagagagggctAGTTGGGTAGTTAGATGTAGGGGGTATTTGAGGTATTTCAGCTTACGTCTGAACTTGAACTGGTCGTGTTAAAAGTACGATGCAAAAAATCTAATCCGCATGACTTGCGTTAAAGATCAGAATGAGAGATGGAAGACGTGTGTCAGCTGAAAAGTAGACAGATGTACCCTCggaatcagagagagagagagagagagagagaccacgTTTTCAACACAACCTAACAACTGTTTCTTTCTTTCCCATCTCTTCCCACTTGTGTCTTTTTGATTGTCTTCTTGATAAAGAATGACAAAATATTTCACCACCATTATTACATTTTAATCTTTCAACTAAATAACATGTTTACTAAACAATCATATACTATTTCATGAATTATTTAGTTATGATTCTAATGGAATAACTAAACTCAACAGATTGATGATAGcttttttaaaacattgataCCTTAATCTTTACTGAAAATATAGAAAAGTATGAACAAACAAGTAGGAATGGCTTTTctcataaaaagaaagaagtagGAATGGCCCAATCAGGGCTTTCAAATGTGAGTAGATACATAGAGTCAATATTTACCACTTTGGTAAAAAATCCATATTATCTGACTttaatgagagagagagaaacagaggagagagagagagggcaATTCGTGGGTTTTGATAATAAGTAATAAATCTTTGGGATATATTTAGAATTGAGATCCGACCCCAaaggtttctttctttttaacaaTACAGAAAGCTATACTCATCTTAAAAAgggtctttcttcttctttctcttcttcttcggtTATACTCCTCAgatctccatctctctctctccccccttTCACGGTATACCTTGTCTTCCTTATCGAAACTTTTGCGTGATGAACTCATATTTGCTTTCGATTGTTTGCTGcttataatatacatatatatatcttctcCTCTGAATCATTTGATCACACTCTCATCTGACTCTGTTTTAAAGGTTTgatctttctctctgttttttgtatttatatcgAATCTACTGTTCCCATGATCATCTGTCTTTAACAATGAACAAGTTGATTCCTTTATGAATTAGATCTTTGAAAGTTCAATCCTTTTTGCTTTTGGATCCGTTATATTTCACTCTCACGTCTTGatgttttgtcttttctctGGCGTCAGGATCCTCTGTTTTGTTGGCAGAAGAAGATGGGTGTTGAGGTTGTAACTTCCGGTGGATTTGAGGTTGCTCCGGCTCCTTTCGAGGGAAAGCCTGAGACGAACGGGAAGGTGGAAAAGGTCTCCTTCAAGTTTGGTTCACACGGTGAGCCGCCAAAGAAGGCTGAAGAGACTACTAGTACTAGTACTAGTAGCAACAAGATCATCTCCTCTGATGTACCAAAAGATGCAGCAGAAGAGTGGCCTGCTGCTAAGCAGATCCGCTCCTTCTACTTTGTCAAGTACCGTCACTTCGACGACCCCAAGATCAAGGCTAAGCTTGAGGTGGCTGATAAGGAGTTTGAGAAGCTGAAAAAGGCTCGGAGTGCAGTCATTGAAGACTTGAAAGCTAAGAAGGTAATTAAGTTTTGTGGCAGCGTTGACTTTCTCCAGTGATTTATCTTTTGTAATGATGTGTAAGTTTCTTTTAGGCGGAGAGATCCAAGTTGTTTGACATGTTGGACCCGTTGAAGTCAGAGCGTCAAGGGTTCAACAACAAGTTCGATGAGAAACGAAAAGAGATGGAACCTTTGCAGCAAGCACTTGGAAAGCTAAGAGGCAATGATGGTGGGAGTTCCCGTGGGCCTGTTATCTGTTCTTCCCAGGAAGAGCTCAACAGTATGGTAAGAATCTATCTATCTACTTGTTCACTTGAAGACTTCTGATTCTCATTTGGTTGGTGGCTTGTGGATAATGTAGATATACAGCTACGAGTACAGGATTCAACACGAGAGCATTCCGTTgacagaggagaagaagattcTTAAAGAGATCAGGCTGCTTGAAGGGACAAGAGATAAGGTCATTGCTAATGAGGCTGTGAGAGccaagatcaaagaagctaTGGGTCATAAAGATGATATCCAAGATCAAGTTAAGGTAATAAGAGAAAGTCTTGGGATTGGAGTAGGAGTACTACTCTTGGCTTATCTTGTTAGTTTCATATGTGatgcttttttttaattattattgcAGTCGATGGGTGCTGGTTTGGATGGAGTGAAGAAAGAGAGACAAGCGATTTCTGCAAGGATTAATCAGCTGAGTGAGAAGGTGAAAGCAACTAAAGATGAGATTCAGGTGCTGGAGAATGAGCTCAAGACTGTGACTGAGAAGAAGGACAAAGCTTATTCAAACATCAGTGAGCTTAGGAAGCAGAGAGATGAGACGGTAGTTACAAACACACATACACTTTAGAGCATGTTGATGATTTGTTCAAAAACTGAAatactcttttgttttgtttatacaGAACTCAGGTTTTTACCAAGGGCGTAAAGTGCTGAACAAAGCTAGAGAGTTGGCTGCACAAAAGAATGTTGATGAGCTTGAGGCCCTCTCCAATACAGAGGTTGAGAAGTTTTTCTCTCTCTGGTGCAGTAAGAAGAACTTCAGAGAGGATTACGAGAAGAGACTCTTGGGGTCACTTGATGCTAGGCAGATGAGCCGAGATGGAAGGATGAGGAACCCTGAAGAGAAGCCTCTTGTTACTCCAGAGGCACCATCAGCCAGGGCAGCTCCTTCTGAAACTGTGGTTGCCCCTAAAGCTAAAGTGAAGCAGCAGCCAAAGGAGGAGCAAGTGTCTGCACCTGAACCAGACGCTGCTCCTGTTGCTCAGAAGACCGAGAAAACTAAAGATGCAGTGAAAGCAAAGAAcgttgttgttgatgatgatgaagaagaacaagaagaagtaTATGGTCTTGGAAAGCCGCagaaagaagaggaggaagtagATGAAGCTACGATGAAAGAGATGAGAAAGCAAGAGGAGATTGCTAAAGCCAAGCTAGCCATGGAAAGGAAAAAGAAGCAGGCGGAGAAAGCTGCTGCTAAAGCTGCCATAAGAGCTCAAAAGGAAgctgagaagaaagaaagaaaggtaTGATATCAATGCTCTTTGCCTTCTTTGTTTTCCATtttaataatcttttttttttgtgtgttgcAGGAGCAAGAGAAGGCGGCCAAGAAGAAGACAGGAGGCAGCAACAAATACGATGCCATCTCTGAGGAAGTTCCAGAAGCCTCTGAGGTTGAGAAGGAGGAGATTGAAGCTCCAGTGGAGGAGAAACCACAGAAGGAAAAAGTCTTGAAGGCGAAACCAGTAAGGAACAGGATCCGCAGTAGAGGAGGAGCAGAAACACTACCGAGACCAGTCATCAAGCGTAAGAAGCAGACTAACTACTGGGTATGGGCTGCTCCAGCTGCTCTTGTGGTACTGATGCTTCTTGTCTTGGGTTACTACTACCTTCTCTAAGATCAAGGGAGGTCTGCGTTGTTGCTGTAGTTTGGGATCTttttaaagtttctttttaGAGGATGAGACTCTTTAAAACTTATTGCCTCATTTACATACGAGCAGAGACTCTTCCCTttgaaatactttttttttacatttcattttctttgttgttttcTCTTCTGTTGTTGAGGCTTTAACTTTTGAAGAAAGAAAACTCGTTTTGTTACATCTTATAGGTGTGATAATGTTACTGTACTAGCAAATACCAAGAGATGAGACAATACATGATCAactcttcctctcttcttgtTCCACCTTTAGAGAGTAATCACTTTACTTTACAAACTGACACGCGGATCATAGTTCGTACAAGAACCAGTCTTTGCATGAGGACACGTTGGAAGTGTAGTGACGAGCCACGTGTTTAATCTAGACACTAAATCTATCCTCAGGCTGCGTAtatatgagagagagagagagagagagagagagagactcaaaTGTTGATCTCAATGGCGACTATGTTTTTAGCAAAGAGAGTAAACATTAACATACACAGGGTTTACAACAGAAGTGCTCCATCTTTTGCTAATGGAGGAGTCATTACCACCGCAAGCCCTAGTTACTTCTCATCCAACGTAAGTTCCTTTGTGAAGACGTCTAAGATACTATGCATTCAAGAATGTTAAACAAAGAACCATTGAAGTGTTACCAAAAACTTTTGCAGGGAAACGATGGAGGAGAGAAGTCA from Raphanus sativus cultivar WK10039 chromosome 8, ASM80110v3, whole genome shotgun sequence includes:
- the LOC108821035 gene encoding beta-glucuronosyltransferase GlcAT14A-like; the protein is MASSNSERRWIFPLAMASLMFIFLTAVSFNMGLLSSVRSINSLIFSSNLPTTNETTVTFAESKININQHPPPVQSSPPRFGYLVSGSRGDLESLWRVLRALYHPRNQYVVHLDLESPAEERLELAKRVREDPVFSDVGNVYMITKANLVTYRGPTMVANTLHACAILLKQSKDWDWFINLSASDYPLVTQDDLIHTFAGLDRNLNFIDHSSKLGWKEEKRAKPLIIDPGLYSTRKSDVYWVTPRRTMPTAFKLFTGSAWMVLSRSFIEYCIWGWDNLPRTLLMYYTNFLSTPEGYFHTVICNAPEYSNTVVNHDLHYISWDKPPKQHPRTLNINDTKRMIASGAAFARKFRHDDLALDKIDIELLGRGNGNFTPGGWCAGEPKCSRVGDPSRIKPGPGANRLSALVRRLVWASKLTQRQCR
- the LOC108822754 gene encoding proton pump-interactor 1, whose product is MGVEVVTSGGFEVAPAPFEGKPETNGKVEKVSFKFGSHGEPPKKAEETTSTSTSSNKIISSDVPKDAAEEWPAAKQIRSFYFVKYRHFDDPKIKAKLEVADKEFEKLKKARSAVIEDLKAKKAERSKLFDMLDPLKSERQGFNNKFDEKRKEMEPLQQALGKLRGNDGGSSRGPVICSSQEELNSMIYSYEYRIQHESIPLTEEKKILKEIRLLEGTRDKVIANEAVRAKIKEAMGHKDDIQDQVKSMGAGLDGVKKERQAISARINQLSEKVKATKDEIQVLENELKTVTEKKDKAYSNISELRKQRDETNSGFYQGRKVLNKARELAAQKNVDELEALSNTEVEKFFSLWCSKKNFREDYEKRLLGSLDARQMSRDGRMRNPEEKPLVTPEAPSARAAPSETVVAPKAKVKQQPKEEQVSAPEPDAAPVAQKTEKTKDAVKAKNVVVDDDEEEQEEVYGLGKPQKEEEEVDEATMKEMRKQEEIAKAKLAMERKKKQAEKAAAKAAIRAQKEAEKKERKEQEKAAKKKTGGSNKYDAISEEVPEASEVEKEEIEAPVEEKPQKEKVLKAKPVRNRIRSRGGAETLPRPVIKRKKQTNYWVWAAPAALVVLMLLVLGYYYLL
- the LOC108819909 gene encoding uncharacterized protein LOC108819909 — its product is MKISKTSLLVMTLLSIMLCFLRAKSQGVYCSNPYQLCFQKYIMCPAECPSTGAATNNKVCYVDCRNILCTSECRRASLNCNRPGPACNEPRFIGGDGTVVYFHGKINEHFSLISDTDLQINARFTGHRPADISRDFTWVQALGFLYNSHKFSLEATKVNSWDDSIDHLRFSFDGQDLVIPEKILSTWYSPKKDIKIERATNMNSVTVTIKDKAEIIVNVVPATKEDGRIHSYNVPSNNCFAHLKVQFRLFNLSPKVDGILGRTSRPDFRNQAKPGVAMPLVGDEDTLRTSSLFSHDCKACTFTGLSSSTKWETKHAVLDLDCTRGASSGYGFICRSRK